The genomic interval atttttgaataagatgaatggttaaacgtgtaacaaaaagtcaacaacatcaTCTATTGTAATATAGAGGAAGTAGTTTCTTATGTTCgctggcccacatgtcagtctcTAGCTaccctttcttcttcctccagtcCTCCCAGTCCCCTTTCTTTCTATCTTTATCTCTATTGAAGTTTGAAGCTCAAAACAGCAGTGACGAGTCTTTCAACTCTAGCTTCCTGAGTCCATGGCCTCATGCAGTGGAATAAGGCTCGTGTTCTGGGTCCCAGGCCTCCGATGATGGACACATATATGCCACTTAGGATAAAACCACTCTGGATTTGGGCCGAGGGGGCGAATCGTCAGGTCTGAACAATTGCAGATGGGAAAGTGTGCGGTATTAGAGTTGAGAGGTAAATCATACTTTTCCGATAGTTGAGAGGCTAAATTGGAGTTAACCCTTGCTAGAGAAAGACGATGCTAGACATTATGAAGTAACAAATCAATTGTTCCAAAGAAAGTAAACTAAGCTTCTAACGTGTTACTAATACAAAattatgatttggtttttGTTTCCAAATTTCATCTTGTGAATATCTTGCAGACATTCAAATGGCAAGACTATATTATGTGGAAGAAAAAGGTGAATCAGGAAAAGGCTGCTGCAAATGGTGAAGTGCGCAAAGCATCACCAAGCAAATGGAAGGCATTCTTCTGCAGGTCACATTCCCAGGCTGATGAACCAGTTGTGAAGAATAACATATATGACAAGGGAATGATCAGAAACTTGTGCGAGGTTATCGTTCCTTTGTCAGAACGTCAGTCATTTTCCCGCCGGAAATCGGATTGATTTGAATGCTGTTGCAACTTTCACCTGTTGTATTACCTTCTATGCTGTAAATCCCTGTAGAATATTAGAAACAATTTTTCCATACCATAGAAGAAACAGTCTGAGGATCACCTTGATCAGGAATTGAGCATCACACACAGAGACTGAAAAAAACATAGGCTCTGCTGAAGttgcttttatttttgcacTCCTGGAAAAGTAGGTTTGAACAGCAGGTATACTACCAGTTGATGACTTCCTTAAATATAGAATCTACTGACAGCATGTGGGAGTGAGAATTGTACATTATCATTGTTATGAATCAAGGCAGTTTGATTTCTTTACTGGTGAATCTATGCTGGTATTTCATTTTAAGGGGGTTGGTAAGCAGTAAGCACATGCTGTCAGTAGACCCTAAATTGTACATGTCGTGGGTTGGGGCAGATCCTAAATTGCTTCGTTCAATAGTCAAGATAGAGCTGTTATTAACAGGGTTTATTTGAGGAAAGTTTAATCAAAGCTGTAATGGCAGAAACGCTGATATTGTCATTTTTAATATCAGCGGGTGGTCACTCACATGGCACAAGTTGTATCCATGTTACGAATCTATAATCATTTGAGACGTGTGCTTGTAAAAGAAACTATAGGaatttatgatatatattcaGTAAAGTGAGATGAAACTCAATTGTAAGCCACCTTTTGATCATGCTCATCAGTCATCAGTACATAATAGATGAATCGCCTGGAAACGAAAATTTGCCCCCAAAACAGAACATAGAATCTATACAATTTCTAACAGGGGCATCAAAACTCATATTCCTCCATTTCTTTCCTCCCTTCTGTAaattttgaagtatttttttctacaaagatCCCTATGCTTTTgggagcaaaaaaaaaaaacttcttttGTGCAAGACAAATATCATTTGTTGGATCAAGATGGAATCAAACAAATCACTTGTCATAATCTGCACCATCAATAAAATGGGCGTACTCTGTCCCGTTTAGCTTCTCACTCACTTCCTCCCAGTTATCAACAAGGTCAGGAAGAGGACTCGTGTGGATCTTCACATGTCTGCTGAACAACCTCATGACCGGAACCCCAAGGAACTCTTGCACTCGAGACAATGCCTGCGTGCACAAACATGTTATTTCAGAAACCTGGGGGGGAAATGAAGATCATTGGATCATTAGCCTGTAGCCTGATCCATTTCTATGTGTTTCAGTACATTTTGATCGCGGATCACATCCTCGTAGTAAAGGATCATGTGGCGCGTGCTGCTGAAGTGATCCAGGCAAGTTCTGATGGATTGTTCAGCACCTCTGATGCTTGGAATTAGAGTTGGCATGTCCAACTTTGGTTTGAACCTGGCGAGTATCTCAGCCTGCCAAAGCATAAAGTATAAACGGGAATACAGGATTAGGTAATGCAGTAAGAACAAGACGAAGTTACTCTTCAGTCCTCATAAATGAGAAATGGATCAAACCAGAAACAAGGATGAGAAAGCATCTGAATAGATCATTGAAAAGTACAATGAGAACCCACATATGGCATTGACAGTAAGTTCCCTTGGTGAGGTTGATCATACTCATATCCAGTTGAATGAGAAGGTACTTTGTTATATTGAACATACATGGCTAACATGTCCCAGTCAAAATGTTGAATATTTTCTCATAGTTAACAAATAACTTTAGTTTTCGtttcaaaaaaagaagaaacgtTAGTGGCTTGGGCTTAAGAAGACTAGTGCAGTTTGAATTACACTTGGAAATCAAGTGTCCCGAATCCTCCATATAGCAGGCTCACAGTTCAGCGTTCAATGAATCATTGATGTGAGCATATTGCAATCTGTAGCTTTAGTGCTATACTGTTAGTGCTGAGACTGTAATATATGAGGCTGCATGTCGTGAAGATGGCAGGGCAAGACGTTCTGCTGCTCGACGTCCAGTGTCTGATTCCCCATTACTCGCTCACCTTCCTCACTTAAAAAGATTGACACTAAGTTCCTCCTTAGTGTACCGCTATAAGACTAATATATCAGGACAGAACCAATGCAAACTTAAGTAGGCCTCCATGACAACAGCTATAGCATGCAAAGTTGTATTGAACACATGGGAGCGGCAATAACATCATGGATGAAACCAAGAATTAAAACTATCCAATATTTTGACTCATCTAGAATTCGAACCCTTTTTAGGAAACTTATATTCCTAACGCATCAGTATTATGTGATTTGATCCATACAAggaattcaaaaaaaaaaagcgaggAAAAAATTGCTTTGGATAATCTATCTCAGAAGATCACATGAGTATGAAAATGAGAAGCACCTCCTCCTTTGAGTGAACATGTGCTTTGTGGGTGCCATTCAACTGCTTTGCTTTTCTGTCATAGTCGTTAGCCAACACAGAGATAACCCTCCTCAATGCATTTCTCCTGAACAAAAATATCACCGCAACACCCTTcttgtttaaataattaactatGTCATGATAATGGTCCATAAGTCCCTGAAAATTATGgaataaataagttttatagtctatatcatccaaatatatttttttaactttgcatGAATTACTATTTTAAGTCATTGAATTTTCACTGTTAGATAGCTTCCATAACAAGAATATATGGTGACGGGCACTGAACTACTTGAGGATATCCATACAAGGAACAAGCTCACAAACACATTTGCTTAAAATGAGCACATCAGcattctaaaaatatctaGCATCCGATGTCGAGTAGTTCCTAGCCTTGAAATTATTGCTTCCATTTCTTCCTTTTAGAACTAATTCCCTTTGTCATGAACATTTAAGTTGTAAGATGACTCTTGACCCCCCAAAAGAATCATTTTTAACatctttttagataatggataaacTGGGCGCTGCATCTAAGATGCACAAAGGCAAACCAAATGACATTGGATTGACCAAATGGATCAATTTAGTCACCTGTGACTAAATAGTTTAGCAGAATTTAGAGCCTTAAAACATACCAGggctaaattatatatgtcaaGAGATTTGTGATGTTTTCATCCATGTAAGAATCAGCTGTTCTTATAAGAATAGGTAACAATAATAGCTTGCTCTGCCACATCTGGAGTGAAGAAATGGTTTGAATTTTACAAGAAACTACTAGTAACTGATTTAAACCTATGAATAGACACCAAAAGGTTATGCAATGGAGTGTACCTGATTCAGCATCCACTTCAATCCGAATGCAGCTGTGCATTGATTTTTTGCTGCACTGGTGTACCAATCCAGATTATAAAGCTTATCAAGGGTCCTAACAATAGATGAgatattttctcttctctctcttatcGAGAAAATTTCGCCATTTGAACTGACATTGGGGTGGCTATTTAGCAAAGTCTCAAACCACCCACTTCCTGATCTTTGCATAGAAATGATAACAAAATAACGAACTGGAGTACACGCGCACTCCCCCCTGtacatagaaatattttagaaacacGAATGGGAAGAGGACCAAAAGAAACATCTAATGTAGCATAGGATTAACACAAGAGATTCTATCTAGAAAGTTACCTGCTGAAACTTGTAGGTTTTGGGAAGTGGACATATTTCTTTAGCTCATTTGGAATTGCACGTCTTCCACAAAGATTTCTTATTCGTTCTTCTCTACTGGTCAAATTTTCTCTACTTTCTAAAGTTATTTCGTTAAAGGAGAAGTAGCAGACATAGAATCCAAATAATGCAATTAAGAAGACAAGAACTGATCGCAGAGGAAGCAATGGACCCTTTGGACTTTTCAATGAATACACGCTCTGCAATAGTGAAATTCAGTAGTCAGGTAATGTAAACAATGAATACGGAAACAAAGCAATAAAATTACCTAATAGATTACCATTTTCTCTTGCACCAGGCCACCAGCATAGATTAACTGACTGCTAGTTTACCCATGTAGTGTCATTTGCACAAGTCAACTTGCATGCCCTCATTGTTAAAGCAGCTCTCCTTTCGTAGTGAATTACAATGCGTTAATGTTGATGTATATAGTACTTCTAATCAGGTCTTCACCAAAGAGAGATGCAGATGTTGTCATGTCACAAATGTCAGCTTACGATAACTGCAAGAAATCGTCAACCCAGAGGGGAAAAGATGTGCTCCACTTGAAGAGTTGCAGTAGCTTCAGAGCGTTTTTACGTACCTTGCCACCTAAAATATTAACCCGAATTGTGATTCTGAGCTATAAAAGGCAAAATACAGCAATTATGATAAAGGTTGTACATAGTTGCATTTACAAAAATCTCTGTCATGTCAGGTTTGATTACGGAAACACTGAAAAGTGACGGCTACTAGTAGTGAAGTGGTCTGCAGAACAAACTTCTTTGCATCTGAAACCGAAAGCGATATGAAAGGGAGAgggaaataaaagaaagaccCAATTTTCTTCAGACGACAGATAGCCATTCTCAATCACCTACAAAAACATCTTGAATAACACAGCCCTCAAAACAAATCACCAAGCGTAAATAGAAATTTGTAATGAAACTAAGAAGAGTCTAATCCATTGGAAATTCCCAGTAAGAAGAATGATAGGTCTCAGCCAGCAACACAAATACACAATGCAGATAAAGAAAATCCCTCACTGGTATTCAAAAAGATAACAAGAAGAACAAGCAGAGAAATTTATCCACCAGACACTAATAATCTTAAACTCGAGATTAGGACAAACATCAGAACTGACCATGACCAAGAATCCCCAAACTCCTTGAACTCAAAACCGGATGCCCCCCAAATGAGAAACTAACAACCAAACCCCAATCTTGAGGTGCTATTTCAATCCAATCAAATCAATGGCGAGACAGAACAGAAAACCTCATCGGCACCGCCAAAGACTTCTCCTTTTACCTGACGTGTCATCGTCTAGGAGGCAGGCGACGCAGCAGCATTCCACGAATTGAGCTGCCcaggttggttggttggttccCCTCCTCGCTTCTTGGCCCCCAAGAACCTCAAGGAACGGAGACGGAGGAGGTGACTGTCGGCTGGGCGAAACACGGGAGGTCAGGAGGAAGCTGAGAAATCTGCCAGGAGAGGGAGGCAGGCAAGGCAAAGcaagaaaaagagggaggcGAGATCGTGACGTCGCGGGAGCTTGGTTGCTTGGACCAAATCGACTGCCCAAGAAAGCGAAagcatggaggaggaggtggagggtaCTAGGAGTAGGTGAAAGGCGAGGTGGAGACCGTGGTGAGCAGAGATGGCCTGGGCCCTGGGATTTCTTCTGCTTCCTGCATCTGCTACTACTCGTTATACTACTCACCATGAACAACCAAATGGCGGCTTCCAGCTTTGAACCGACTCACAGTCGCAGTTCACGTGATCACGTCTTCCTTCAGTTCCATTGTAATTTTAGTTCGTTTTTAGATGAGGGcgtgattaaaaatttaagactttgattattatataatttttaaaatatttagtttgggAACACGAAGTATATACGAGTCATAAAGggtatctaataaaataaataaatacttattatatgtatattaattacagttaaatatagatttacaAGATCTCGTTGTTATTAAATGAACAATAATTATCGATGTGGAGGGAGTTTATGGATTCAGTCGGATGGAGTAATATTGTGCCCAAAACGTCTCCTGATTTGGTGGCTGTATCATTTATGGTACTACCTCTATAGTATTACTATCTCATTAATTAAACTAGCTATCAACCCCACAGATtaaatttactatttatttttattactttacACTTAGAACCTCTTGGCGATGGACTGAGATCCTCGGTCTTAAAGTTATGACGGCTTTGTCATTGACACATAGGCCTTGTTTAACaagtttctaaaaaatttttctaaaaatatcacatcgaatttttgacacctaaataaagcattaaacatagatgaaccaa from Oryza brachyantha chromosome 3, ObraRS2, whole genome shotgun sequence carries:
- the LOC102719186 gene encoding uncharacterized protein LOC102719186, yielding MSVYSLKSPKGPLLPLRSVLVFLIALFGFYVCYFSFNEITLESRENLTSREERIRNLCGRRAIPNELKKYVHFPKPTSFSRGECACTPVRYFVIISMQRSGSGWFETLLNSHPNVSSNGEIFSIRERRENISSIVRTLDKLYNLDWYTSAAKNQCTAAFGLKWMLNQGLMDHYHDIVNYLNKKGVAVIFLFRRNALRRVISVLANDYDRKAKQLNGTHKAHVHSKEEAEILARFKPKLDMPTLIPSIRGAEQSIRTCLDHFSSTRHMILYYEDVIRDQNALSRVQEFLGVPVMRLFSRHVKIHTSPLPDLVDNWEEVSEKLNGTEYAHFIDGADYDK